The following proteins come from a genomic window of Leptospiraceae bacterium:
- a CDS encoding MBL fold metallo-hydrolase: protein MKKVFSIYSEADHTWQIITRDPEKPNYLIDTNEYLITKGKNTIITDPGGSEIFPAVVSSLSTSINPKSIEYIFASHQDPDIVSSLSLWLDMNEEIKCFASRIWTSFLPHFGGNNETFISIPDNGMKFNFYDLELEFVPAHYLHSSGNFHIYDSKAKLYFSGDIGAALLPHDYLEENDIYVQDFDNHIQYCKGFHQRWMGSNEAKLDWCERVSKYNIDLLCPQHGLIFRGKDVMRFINWFSELKVGVINES, encoded by the coding sequence ATGAAAAAAGTATTTTCAATATATTCTGAAGCTGACCACACTTGGCAAATTATTACGAGAGATCCTGAGAAACCAAATTATCTAATCGATACAAATGAATACTTAATTACAAAAGGTAAAAATACTATTATAACAGATCCGGGCGGAAGTGAAATTTTCCCTGCAGTCGTTAGTTCCCTTTCTACATCCATTAATCCCAAAAGTATAGAATATATATTCGCGTCTCACCAGGACCCAGATATCGTTTCATCCTTATCTTTATGGTTAGACATGAATGAAGAAATTAAATGTTTTGCTAGTCGTATCTGGACAAGTTTTCTTCCGCATTTTGGAGGAAATAATGAAACATTTATTTCAATCCCAGATAATGGGATGAAATTTAATTTTTATGATTTGGAATTAGAATTCGTTCCAGCGCACTACCTTCATTCGTCAGGTAATTTTCATATTTACGATTCAAAAGCAAAATTATACTTCTCAGGCGATATTGGAGCTGCACTCCTTCCTCATGACTATTTGGAGGAAAATGACATATATGTGCAAGACTTTGATAATCATATTCAATATTGTAAAGGATTTCATCAACGTTGGATGGGTTCCAATGAAGCTAAACTTGATTGGTGCGAACGTGTAAGCAAATATAATATTGACCTACTTTGTCCTCAACATGGACTAATATTTCGCGGTAAGGACGTTATGCGATTCATTAATTGGTTTTCGGAATTAAAAGTTGGAGTAATAAATGAAAGCTAA
- a CDS encoding purine-binding chemotaxis protein CheW, producing the protein MAKDDNHLSEQYITFTIGEEDYAISIINVEEIVKVTNLIKVPKSQNYFVGLMDIRGKVVNMIDLSKKIMNKKVGESSMNRAIIVKIDGKSLGVIVDKVSHVVHFSSSQIDPPPPSVRGMSSRYIVGVAKKENRFIIIMDIEKILSSEELAEVTK; encoded by the coding sequence ATGGCTAAAGATGATAATCATTTAAGTGAACAGTATATTACTTTTACGATTGGGGAAGAGGACTATGCTATTTCTATTATCAACGTTGAGGAGATCGTAAAAGTTACGAATCTAATTAAAGTTCCCAAATCCCAAAATTACTTTGTGGGTTTAATGGATATTCGCGGAAAAGTAGTGAACATGATCGATCTCAGTAAAAAAATCATGAACAAAAAAGTCGGCGAGTCCTCTATGAATAGAGCTATTATAGTTAAGATAGATGGAAAGTCATTAGGAGTCATTGTCGACAAGGTGTCTCATGTAGTGCATTTTTCTTCCTCTCAAATAGATCCTCCGCCTCCATCTGTGCGAGGAATGTCTTCTCGTTACATCGTGGGAGTGGCTAAGAAAGAAAACCGTTTCATCATTATTATGGATATCGAAAAAATCCTTTCTTCTGAAGAATTGGCTGAAGTTACGAAATAA
- a CDS encoding mannose-1-phosphate guanylyltransferase — MAGGKGERFWPRSRTFTPKQLQKVYSNKTLLRETIDRALSLTSLDRIFIGTNAALKKSILLQEKSFPEKNFILEPEGKNTAPIVALASLYFKQKFGNPIQIVLSADAFINPVSEFTKTVKIAMLEAEDNLVLLGIKPVRPETGYGYIATGKPTKHGMEVKGFFEKPDLKVALKYLKRKNFYWNPGIFIWKTDVILAELTKHAPYIISPLKNKFPFSNFGELSAAFKLLPSEAIDTAIMEKSSLIRMVKASFDWDDVGSWLSLERVLKGDNQGNHHSGKAVYHFNAKGNISSTKKELVTFLGVEDLIVVEEDDVLFISSKTGIKDIKLLLSDLKKNRSLQKYLE, encoded by the coding sequence ATGGCCGGAGGAAAAGGGGAGAGGTTTTGGCCTCGTTCTAGAACTTTCACTCCAAAGCAACTCCAGAAAGTCTATTCAAATAAAACTCTTTTGCGAGAGACTATTGATAGAGCACTCTCTTTGACTAGCTTAGATAGAATCTTTATTGGCACGAATGCGGCTTTAAAAAAATCCATCCTACTACAGGAAAAGAGTTTTCCCGAAAAAAACTTTATTTTAGAGCCAGAAGGAAAAAATACAGCACCTATAGTTGCTTTAGCTTCCCTTTATTTTAAACAAAAATTTGGAAATCCGATCCAAATTGTATTATCTGCAGATGCATTCATAAATCCAGTTTCTGAATTTACGAAGACTGTCAAAATTGCCATGTTAGAAGCGGAAGATAATTTGGTTCTGCTTGGTATTAAGCCAGTAAGACCAGAAACAGGATATGGCTATATCGCGACCGGTAAACCTACAAAACATGGTATGGAAGTAAAAGGTTTTTTTGAAAAACCTGACTTGAAGGTAGCTCTAAAATATTTAAAACGAAAGAACTTTTATTGGAACCCGGGAATTTTTATTTGGAAAACAGATGTAATTTTAGCTGAATTAACAAAACACGCTCCTTATATTATTTCCCCTCTCAAAAATAAATTTCCATTTTCTAATTTTGGAGAATTGAGTGCAGCGTTTAAATTATTACCCTCTGAAGCGATCGATACTGCTATCATGGAAAAAAGTTCCTTGATTCGAATGGTAAAAGCAAGTTTTGATTGGGATGACGTTGGTTCTTGGTTGTCGTTGGAAAGAGTATTAAAAGGGGACAATCAAGGAAATCATCACTCCGGAAAAGCTGTATATCATTTTAATGCGAAGGGAAATATCTCTTCCACAAAAAAAGAATTAGTTACCTTTTTAGGTGTCGAGGATCTCATTGTAGTTGAAGAAGATGACGTATTGTTTATTTCCTCTAAAACAGGAATTAAAGATATAAAACTTTTATTATCTGACTTAAAGAAAAATAGAAGTTTACAAAAGTATTTGGAATAG
- the hfq gene encoding RNA chaperone Hfq codes for MSTKNNIQDYILNTARKDKIDLTIYLLNGVPLKGKVYSFDNFTIIIENDGKQQLIYKHAVSTIIPLKPIKFAPEDIKET; via the coding sequence ATGTCTACAAAAAATAATATTCAAGACTACATACTGAATACAGCTAGAAAAGATAAGATAGATTTAACCATTTATCTCCTAAATGGTGTTCCTTTAAAAGGAAAAGTTTATAGTTTCGATAATTTTACAATTATCATTGAAAATGATGGAAAACAGCAACTTATTTATAAACATGCAGTTTCCACAATTATTCCATTAAAACCAATTAAATTCGCCCCTGAAGACATTAAAGAAACCTAA
- the miaA gene encoding tRNA (adenosine(37)-N6)-dimethylallyltransferase MiaA: protein MASPTGGGKTEICTHLDPDRFEIVSFDSRQVYKILSVGTAKPEKEILNQIKHHLVDFLDPNQKINAAYFVSLANKALEDIYAREKIPIITCGTGFYLKAFLYGMYPVPEIKPEVRQKIESLTREERWSRLLSVDEVTTRTVGYADDYRVTRALEVFESSGERWSTLKENRNDGYLAQEKLEVSGILISRERSELYERINLRCKSMIQGGLLEETNEVVSQFGEEAPALNSLGYNFALAYINGKMTMESFSEEFSQSHRNYAKKQITWFKKEEVLNPMSSKEALELIKKI from the coding sequence TTGGCCTCTCCTACAGGAGGGGGCAAAACAGAAATCTGCACTCATCTTGATCCAGACCGATTTGAGATTGTTTCCTTTGACTCTAGACAGGTTTATAAAATTCTTTCTGTAGGAACAGCAAAACCAGAAAAAGAAATTTTGAATCAAATTAAGCACCACCTAGTTGACTTTCTAGATCCAAATCAAAAAATAAATGCTGCCTATTTTGTATCACTTGCCAATAAAGCTCTAGAAGATATTTATGCGAGGGAAAAAATTCCTATAATTACTTGCGGAACTGGTTTTTACCTAAAAGCGTTTCTTTATGGGATGTACCCTGTTCCTGAAATAAAACCGGAGGTTCGACAAAAGATAGAATCCCTCACGAGAGAAGAGCGTTGGAGTCGTTTATTAAGTGTGGACGAAGTTACCACCCGAACGGTCGGTTATGCTGACGATTATCGTGTAACGCGAGCTCTAGAGGTTTTTGAGTCCAGTGGTGAACGTTGGTCAACTTTAAAAGAAAATAGGAATGACGGCTACCTAGCACAAGAAAAACTGGAAGTATCGGGAATTTTAATTTCTAGGGAAAGATCGGAGTTATACGAAAGAATTAATCTAAGATGTAAATCCATGATTCAAGGGGGACTTTTGGAAGAAACAAATGAAGTTGTCTCTCAATTTGGAGAAGAAGCTCCTGCTCTAAATTCTCTTGGTTATAATTTTGCACTTGCTTATATCAATGGTAAAATGACCATGGAATCCTTTTCTGAGGAGTTTTCTCAGTCGCATAGAAATTATGCGAAGAAGCAAATTACTTGGTTTAAAAAGGAAGAAGTTTTGAACCCGATGAGCTCGAAAGAAGCGTTGGAATTAATAAAAAAAATATAA
- a CDS encoding FYDLN acid domain-containing protein, with protein MTKKLQKKVVKKPETKKAEPSKKSDAKKADTSTKTAKVSPKKPPVVTEGGGLGKKHTCYSCNTKFYDLGKEEKICPKCGADQNTRPTVKVKFPKSSPKLSEFDVVDEDVVAELGAEEDILLEPDAEIDDPEPILDEEDT; from the coding sequence ATGACCAAGAAGTTGCAGAAAAAAGTAGTGAAGAAACCAGAGACCAAAAAGGCAGAGCCTTCTAAAAAGTCGGATGCTAAAAAAGCAGACACTTCAACCAAAACAGCTAAAGTTTCTCCAAAGAAGCCCCCTGTAGTAACTGAGGGTGGCGGACTTGGGAAAAAACATACCTGTTACAGTTGTAATACTAAGTTTTACGATTTAGGAAAGGAAGAAAAAATTTGTCCCAAATGTGGTGCTGACCAGAATACACGACCTACAGTAAAAGTCAAATTTCCAAAGTCCTCACCTAAACTGAGTGAATTTGATGTTGTCGATGAAGATGTTGTAGCTGAATTAGGAGCAGAGGAAGATATTCTACTCGAGCCAGACGCAGAGATTGACGATCCAGAGCCAATTCTAGATGAGGAAGACACCTAA
- a CDS encoding alpha/beta hydrolase, which translates to MSFFTPTMATSYQTFSSIRHNLSVKIQDNQKSESILLLHGFNDNKETFVFLENFLSERFNIYSFDFRGHGDSDWKKDSLYHYSENLIDLQNLIEHFFDKPIYLLGHSMGAGMAARFTGLFPEKIKLLICLEGFSGLQPQEAERKRMREWLITTSRRNERNSTPTERKKNMTLEEAKNKLGLIYGGLAKEKIDSLIGGLVKQTEDGFYKWKNDPNLKTSTPIPFPPELSRKLWSEITSPVLIFFGRQTHIRPNNLEEILSHFKNVELHEVDHAGHNMHHDKPEVLIKVMEEFFQKHFPA; encoded by the coding sequence ATGAGTTTTTTTACCCCTACCATGGCAACTTCCTATCAAACATTCTCATCCATCAGACACAATCTGAGCGTAAAAATCCAAGATAACCAAAAGTCCGAGTCCATTTTACTTTTACACGGATTTAACGACAACAAAGAGACATTTGTTTTTCTAGAAAATTTTCTCAGCGAACGATTCAATATCTATAGTTTTGATTTTCGAGGGCATGGTGACTCCGATTGGAAAAAAGACTCTCTGTATCACTACAGCGAAAACTTAATCGATTTACAAAACCTAATTGAACACTTTTTTGACAAGCCAATCTACTTGCTTGGTCACTCTATGGGTGCAGGCATGGCTGCTCGTTTTACCGGTTTATTTCCAGAAAAAATCAAGCTCCTCATCTGTCTGGAAGGATTTAGTGGATTACAACCGCAAGAGGCAGAACGCAAACGAATGAGAGAATGGTTAATCACTACTAGCCGTCGAAACGAACGAAATTCAACACCCACCGAACGCAAAAAAAACATGACTCTAGAAGAAGCCAAAAATAAACTCGGATTAATCTATGGAGGGTTAGCAAAAGAAAAAATAGACTCTCTCATAGGAGGGTTAGTAAAACAAACGGAAGATGGATTTTACAAATGGAAAAATGACCCTAACTTAAAAACAAGCACCCCTATTCCCTTCCCGCCAGAATTATCCAGAAAATTATGGAGCGAAATTACAAGTCCTGTTCTAATTTTCTTTGGAAGACAAACACATATTCGCCCCAACAACTTAGAAGAAATTCTATCTCATTTCAAAAATGTGGAACTTCACGAGGTAGATCACGCCGGTCATAATATGCACCACGATAAACCAGAAGTTTTAATTAAGGTAATGGAAGAGTTTTTCCAAAAACATTTTCCTGCTTAA